In a single window of the Leifsonia sp. 1010 genome:
- a CDS encoding TetR family transcriptional regulator yields MAKRDEILERALEVIAREGIRGASVKELADAVGLSQAGLLHYFDSKEELFTAILRKRDEVDSRRFGDVDEQASLDRIRDGYVGIVRHNAEVPGLVQLFSRLAVDAGDPQHPAHDYFVERSAALRRTFAAALAERQGVDAVGSRVDPETLARILQAVSDGMQLQWLQDPSVDMAATVDALFELLAPADQ; encoded by the coding sequence GTGGCCAAACGGGACGAGATCCTGGAGCGCGCGCTCGAGGTGATCGCCCGCGAGGGCATCCGCGGAGCGTCGGTGAAGGAGCTGGCGGATGCGGTAGGCCTCAGCCAGGCCGGCCTCCTCCATTACTTCGACAGCAAGGAGGAGCTGTTCACGGCAATCCTCCGCAAGCGCGACGAGGTCGACAGCCGCCGCTTCGGCGACGTGGACGAGCAGGCGTCGCTCGACCGCATCCGTGACGGCTACGTCGGAATCGTGCGGCACAACGCCGAGGTGCCGGGGCTCGTCCAGCTGTTCTCGCGTCTGGCGGTCGATGCCGGTGACCCGCAGCATCCCGCCCACGACTACTTCGTCGAGCGCAGTGCGGCCCTCCGCCGCACGTTCGCCGCGGCGTTGGCGGAGCGCCAGGGTGTCGACGCGGTCGGGAGCCGGGTCGACCCGGAAACGCTCGCGCGCATCCTGCAGGCGGTCTCCGACGGCATGCAGCTGCAGTGGCTGCAGGACCCGTCGGTCGACATGGCCGCGACGGTCGACGCGCTCTTCGAGCTGCTCGCGCCCGCGGATCAATAG
- a CDS encoding peroxiredoxin, protein MALENDTLAPDFELLNQYGETVRLSDFRGRKAVAIVFFPLAFSGTCTGELCALRDNISLFEDHRVELLGVSVDSKFTLRAWAEQEGYEFSLLADFWPHGDIAKEYGVFLPEKGFANRATFLIDERGIIRQSFITAPGEARSIDAYRAALDRLPAHV, encoded by the coding sequence GTGGCTCTAGAGAACGACACGCTCGCACCCGATTTCGAACTGCTCAACCAGTACGGGGAGACGGTTCGACTGAGCGACTTCCGGGGCAGGAAGGCCGTCGCGATCGTCTTCTTCCCGCTCGCCTTCTCGGGCACCTGCACCGGCGAACTGTGCGCGCTGCGCGACAACATCTCCCTGTTCGAGGATCACCGGGTCGAATTGCTGGGCGTCTCGGTCGACTCCAAGTTCACGCTGCGGGCGTGGGCGGAGCAGGAGGGCTACGAATTCTCGCTGCTCGCGGACTTCTGGCCGCACGGCGACATCGCAAAGGAGTACGGCGTCTTCCTGCCCGAGAAGGGCTTCGCGAACCGCGCGACCTTCCTCATCGACGAGCGCGGCATCATCCGCCAGTCCTTCATCACCGCGCCGGGCGAGGCCCGCTCGATCGACGCCTACCGCGCGGCGCTCGACCGCCTCCCCGCCCACGTCTGA
- a CDS encoding beta-ketoacyl-ACP synthase III, protein MTHPTLQQSHGPQYTRILSIGAARGENVVPNDDLVGPINSSDEWIRQRTGIITRTRAGRDVLAVDLATEASKEAIAKSGVDPKLIDAVIVATVSNVQQTPSIAAVLADRVGANPAAAYDMNAACAGYAYAVAQADALIRTGAAHYALVVGAEKLSDVVDPTDRTISFLLGDGAGAVVIGPSDYPGIAKTVWGSDGSKADAVGMGNTLLEFRDGEKPWPTLRQEGQTVFRWAVWEMAKVAKQALDEAGVSPDQLAAFIPHQANMRIVDEFAKQLKLPETVAIARDIETTGNTSAASIPLATHRLLQEHPELSGGLALQIGFGAGLVFGAQVVVLP, encoded by the coding sequence ATGACCCACCCCACCCTGCAGCAGTCGCACGGCCCGCAGTACACCCGCATCCTCTCGATCGGCGCCGCCCGCGGCGAGAACGTCGTGCCGAACGACGATCTGGTCGGCCCGATCAACTCGTCCGACGAGTGGATCCGGCAGCGCACCGGCATCATCACCCGCACCCGCGCCGGCCGCGACGTGCTCGCCGTCGACCTCGCCACCGAGGCGTCGAAGGAGGCCATCGCGAAGTCGGGCGTCGACCCGAAGCTGATCGACGCCGTCATCGTCGCGACCGTCTCGAACGTTCAGCAGACGCCGTCCATCGCCGCCGTGCTCGCCGACCGCGTCGGCGCCAATCCCGCAGCCGCGTACGACATGAACGCCGCCTGCGCCGGGTACGCCTACGCGGTGGCCCAGGCGGATGCGCTCATCCGCACCGGTGCGGCGCACTACGCGCTCGTCGTCGGGGCCGAGAAGCTCTCCGACGTCGTCGACCCGACCGACCGCACCATCTCGTTCCTGCTCGGCGACGGCGCAGGCGCCGTGGTCATCGGCCCGAGCGACTACCCCGGAATCGCCAAGACGGTGTGGGGCTCCGACGGATCCAAGGCCGACGCGGTCGGGATGGGCAACACGCTCCTCGAGTTCCGCGACGGCGAGAAGCCGTGGCCGACCCTCCGCCAGGAGGGCCAGACGGTCTTCCGCTGGGCGGTCTGGGAGATGGCCAAGGTCGCCAAGCAGGCGCTCGACGAGGCCGGGGTCTCCCCCGACCAGCTGGCCGCGTTCATCCCCCACCAGGCCAACATGCGCATCGTCGACGAATTCGCCAAGCAGCTGAAGCTCCCGGAGACCGTCGCCATCGCCCGCGACATCGAGACGACGGGCAACACGTCCGCCGCATCCATCCCCCTCGCGACCCACCGACTGCTCCAGGAACACCCGGAGTTGAGCGGCGGCCTGGCGCTCCAGATCGGCTTCGGGGCCGGTCTGGTGTTCGGCGCGCAGGTCGTCGTGCTGCCCTAG
- a CDS encoding ACP S-malonyltransferase: MIVIVCPGQGSQTPGFLDPWLSESSFRDQLTGISDAVGIDLVAHGTVSDADTIRDTAVAQPLIVSAGLLTLSALFADGRRDRVGGIAGHSVGELTAAAGAGVLSETDAVAFVRERGAAMARAAAEAQTGMSAVIGADETELLARLDELGLSPANYNGGGQIVVAGALDALAQLAENPPARARVIPLQVAGAFHTRYMASAVPTLEQFAATLTTNDPTLRLWTNKDGSEVTDGAEFLRLLVGQVSSPVRWDLYMKAFEEAGVTGLIEVAPAGALVGLAKRGLKGVPTVAIKTPDDLPAAFDLIDQAA; encoded by the coding sequence GTGATCGTCATCGTGTGCCCGGGTCAGGGATCCCAGACCCCCGGCTTCCTGGACCCCTGGCTCAGCGAGTCCTCGTTCCGCGACCAGCTCACCGGCATCTCCGACGCGGTCGGCATCGACCTGGTGGCGCACGGAACCGTGAGTGACGCCGACACCATCCGCGACACCGCGGTCGCGCAGCCGCTCATCGTCTCCGCCGGCCTGCTGACGCTCTCCGCGCTGTTCGCCGACGGGCGCCGCGACCGGGTCGGCGGGATCGCCGGCCACTCGGTCGGCGAGCTCACCGCGGCCGCCGGAGCCGGTGTCCTCAGCGAGACCGACGCCGTCGCCTTCGTGCGCGAGCGCGGCGCCGCCATGGCCCGCGCGGCCGCCGAGGCTCAGACCGGCATGAGCGCCGTGATCGGCGCCGACGAGACCGAGCTCCTCGCCCGCCTCGACGAGCTGGGCCTCTCTCCCGCCAACTACAACGGCGGCGGCCAGATCGTCGTCGCTGGCGCCCTGGATGCGCTGGCCCAGCTGGCCGAGAACCCGCCGGCCCGCGCGCGCGTCATCCCGCTGCAGGTCGCCGGTGCATTCCACACCCGGTACATGGCGTCCGCCGTGCCGACGCTCGAGCAGTTCGCCGCGACCCTGACGACGAACGACCCGACGCTGCGCCTCTGGACCAACAAGGACGGCTCCGAGGTGACCGACGGCGCCGAGTTCCTGCGACTCCTCGTCGGCCAGGTCTCGTCGCCGGTGCGCTGGGACCTCTACATGAAGGCCTTCGAGGAGGCCGGCGTCACCGGCCTGATCGAGGTCGCCCCCGCCGGCGCGCTCGTCGGCCTCGCCAAGCGCGGCCTGAAGGGCGTGCCGACCGTCGCCATCAAGACTCCCGACGACCTGCCGGCCGCCTTCGACCTCATCGACCAGGCCGCGTAA
- a CDS encoding MFS transporter, producing the protein MTSDTSVPLGEPAAEPAPITTNTFVGTASGNDDPPAPIKGLRRLMVWIIPANLGIYLIWGALPGILLPQQITQLFGEQDKVANLTIVATIGAFAAMIAQPIAGQISDRTRSRFGRRAPWILLGSLAGGLSLIGLAFANSLVGVIIAWTLVQVCYNFAQGPLTAVMPDRVPLKRRGTFAALSGIGLMVGALGGSIIGSLFFNSIAVGYVFFAVFSLVVLSLFVLFNPDYSSRALEREPFTLGEFLRTFWVNPIAHPDFFWAFTGRLLLYTGYFAVTGYQLFLLTDYFHVAHPEQVIPLLGLISLAGIIISTVISGPLSDRFGRRKPFVFASAAVVSIAFLLPWLWPDLTAWFIMTAISGFGFGMFQAVDTALMSEVLPSAKSFAKDLGVVNIAATLPQTLAPGVAGAIVLAFGYAGLFPIGIVLGILGALAVWPIKATR; encoded by the coding sequence ATGACGTCAGACACCTCCGTCCCGCTCGGCGAACCCGCCGCCGAGCCAGCGCCGATCACGACCAACACCTTCGTCGGCACCGCCTCCGGCAACGACGACCCGCCAGCGCCCATCAAGGGCCTCCGCCGGCTGATGGTGTGGATCATCCCCGCCAACCTCGGCATCTATCTGATCTGGGGCGCGCTGCCCGGCATCCTCCTCCCGCAGCAGATCACGCAGCTGTTCGGGGAGCAGGACAAGGTCGCCAACCTCACGATCGTGGCGACCATCGGCGCGTTCGCGGCCATGATCGCGCAGCCGATCGCCGGTCAGATCTCCGACCGTACCCGTTCGCGCTTCGGGCGCAGAGCGCCGTGGATCCTCCTCGGGTCGCTCGCGGGCGGCCTGTCGCTGATCGGCCTCGCGTTCGCGAACTCGCTCGTCGGAGTGATCATCGCTTGGACCCTCGTCCAGGTCTGCTACAACTTCGCCCAGGGCCCGCTCACGGCGGTCATGCCCGACCGGGTGCCCCTCAAGCGCCGCGGCACGTTCGCCGCGCTCTCCGGGATCGGCCTGATGGTGGGGGCGCTCGGCGGCTCGATCATCGGCTCGCTCTTCTTCAACAGCATCGCCGTCGGCTACGTCTTCTTCGCCGTATTCTCGCTCGTCGTCCTGAGCCTGTTCGTCCTGTTCAACCCCGACTACTCGAGCCGGGCGCTCGAACGGGAGCCGTTCACGCTGGGCGAGTTCCTCCGCACGTTCTGGGTCAACCCGATCGCGCACCCCGACTTCTTCTGGGCGTTCACCGGACGACTGCTGCTCTACACCGGGTACTTCGCCGTGACGGGGTACCAGCTCTTCCTGCTGACCGACTACTTCCACGTCGCGCACCCGGAGCAGGTGATCCCGCTGCTCGGGCTGATCAGCCTCGCCGGCATCATCATCTCGACAGTGATCTCCGGCCCGCTCTCCGACCGCTTCGGCCGCCGCAAGCCCTTCGTCTTCGCCTCGGCCGCCGTCGTCAGCATCGCCTTCCTACTGCCGTGGCTCTGGCCCGACCTGACCGCCTGGTTCATCATGACGGCCATCTCGGGATTCGGCTTCGGAATGTTCCAGGCAGTGGATACGGCGCTGATGAGCGAGGTGCTGCCGTCGGCGAAGTCCTTCGCCAAGGACCTCGGGGTCGTGAACATCGCCGCGACCCTCCCGCAGACCCTCGCTCCCGGTGTCGCCGGCGCGATCGTGCTCGCCTTCGGATACGCCGGACTCTTCCCCATCGGGATCGTGCTCGGCATCCTGGGGGCACTGGCCGTCTGGCCCATCAAGGCGACCCGCTGA
- the aceE gene encoding pyruvate dehydrogenase (acetyl-transferring), homodimeric type: MTVNDQDPYSMNNIDSDPEETAEWRESLDQLVAAHGHERAREIMLSLLKRSKELHVGVPMVPTTDYINTISPENEPEFPGDEEIERRYRAWIRWNAAVLVHRAQRPGIAVGGHISTYASSAALYEVGFNHFFRGQDHPGGGDQIFIQGHASPGTYARAFLEGRLSADQLDGFRQEKSHAGGGLSSYPHPRLMPEFWQFPTVSMGLGPINAIYQAQLNKYLTNRGIKDASDQHVWAFLGDGEMDEVESRGQLQVAANEKLDNLTFVINANLQRLDGPVRGNGKIIQELESFFRGAGWNVIKVIWGREWDDLLARDADGALVNLMNETPDGDYQTYKTESGAYVRENFFGRDPRTLELVKDYSDDQIWNLKRGGHDYRKVYAAFKAAAEHKGQPTVIIAKTIKGYGLGPSFEGRNATHQMKKMTLDNLKTFRDAMRIPITDAQLEENPYLPPYYNPGADDEAIQYLHDRRRALGGYVPERRAKYTQLNLPDDSAYAISKKGSGTQEVATTMAFVRLLKDLLRSKDFGHRIVPIIPDEARTFGMDAFFPNAKIYNPNGQHYTSVDRELLLAYKESPQGQIIHVGINEAGALAAFTNVGTSYSTQGEPLIPVYVFYSMFGFQRTGDALWAAGDQMARGFLIGATAGRTTLTGEGLQHADGHSPLLASTNPAVVQYDPAYGYEIGHIVRAGLERMYGGNHPDPNVMYYLTVYNEPIVQPAEPEGVDVDGIVRGVYKLRAGEGDGPKAQLLASGVSVPWALEAQHLLAQDWGVSADVWSVTSWGELRRDGLAAEEHNFLYPQQEKQVPYVTRKLQGSEGPFVAVTDYSHAVPDMIRQFVPGEYATLGADSFGFSDTRPAARRFFKIDGPSMVVRTLELLAAQGKVDPNAPAWAIEKYLLHDVNAGTTGSAGGEA; the protein is encoded by the coding sequence GTGACTGTAAACGACCAGGACCCGTACTCGATGAATAACATCGATTCGGACCCGGAGGAGACCGCCGAGTGGCGCGAATCCCTCGATCAACTGGTTGCGGCCCATGGCCATGAGCGTGCTCGCGAGATCATGCTCAGCCTGCTCAAGCGCTCGAAGGAACTGCACGTCGGCGTGCCGATGGTCCCGACGACGGACTACATCAACACGATCTCCCCGGAGAACGAGCCCGAGTTCCCCGGTGACGAGGAGATCGAGCGCCGCTACCGCGCGTGGATCCGCTGGAACGCCGCCGTCCTCGTCCACCGTGCGCAGCGCCCCGGCATCGCCGTCGGCGGCCACATCTCGACGTACGCGTCGAGCGCCGCGCTCTACGAGGTCGGCTTCAACCACTTCTTCCGCGGCCAGGACCACCCGGGCGGCGGCGACCAGATCTTCATCCAGGGCCACGCCTCCCCCGGCACCTACGCCCGCGCGTTCCTCGAGGGCCGCCTGAGCGCCGACCAGCTCGACGGCTTCCGCCAGGAGAAGTCGCACGCCGGCGGCGGCCTTTCCAGCTACCCGCACCCGCGCCTCATGCCCGAATTCTGGCAGTTCCCGACCGTGTCGATGGGCCTCGGGCCGATCAACGCGATCTACCAGGCGCAGCTCAACAAGTACCTCACCAACCGCGGCATCAAGGACGCCTCCGACCAGCACGTCTGGGCGTTCCTCGGCGACGGCGAGATGGATGAGGTCGAGTCGCGCGGTCAGCTCCAGGTCGCGGCGAACGAGAAGCTCGACAACCTCACCTTCGTCATCAACGCGAACCTGCAGCGCCTCGACGGGCCGGTCCGCGGCAACGGCAAGATCATCCAGGAGCTCGAGAGCTTCTTCCGCGGCGCAGGCTGGAACGTCATCAAGGTCATCTGGGGCCGCGAGTGGGACGACCTGCTCGCCCGCGACGCCGACGGCGCGCTCGTCAACCTCATGAACGAGACGCCCGACGGCGACTACCAGACGTACAAGACCGAGAGCGGCGCGTACGTCCGCGAGAACTTCTTCGGCCGCGACCCGCGGACGCTGGAGCTCGTCAAGGACTACAGCGACGACCAGATCTGGAACCTCAAGCGCGGCGGTCACGACTACCGCAAGGTGTACGCGGCCTTCAAGGCGGCCGCCGAGCACAAGGGCCAGCCGACCGTCATCATCGCCAAGACCATCAAGGGCTACGGGCTCGGCCCGTCGTTCGAGGGCCGCAACGCGACCCACCAGATGAAGAAGATGACGCTGGACAACCTGAAGACGTTCCGGGATGCCATGCGCATCCCGATCACGGACGCCCAGCTCGAGGAGAACCCGTACCTCCCGCCGTACTACAACCCCGGCGCGGACGACGAGGCGATCCAGTACCTGCACGACCGTCGCCGTGCGCTCGGCGGCTACGTGCCGGAGCGCCGCGCGAAGTACACGCAGCTCAACCTGCCGGACGACTCCGCGTACGCGATCTCGAAGAAGGGCTCCGGAACGCAGGAGGTCGCCACGACCATGGCGTTCGTCCGCCTGCTGAAGGACCTGCTCCGCTCGAAGGACTTCGGGCACCGCATCGTCCCGATCATCCCGGACGAGGCGCGCACCTTCGGTATGGACGCCTTCTTCCCGAACGCGAAGATCTACAACCCGAACGGCCAGCACTACACGTCGGTCGACCGGGAGCTGCTCCTCGCCTACAAGGAGAGCCCGCAGGGCCAGATCATCCACGTCGGCATCAACGAGGCCGGCGCGCTGGCCGCGTTCACCAACGTGGGCACGTCGTACTCGACGCAGGGCGAGCCGCTCATCCCGGTGTACGTCTTCTACTCGATGTTCGGCTTCCAGCGCACGGGCGACGCCCTATGGGCGGCGGGCGACCAGATGGCGCGCGGCTTCCTCATCGGCGCCACCGCCGGTCGGACCACGCTGACCGGTGAGGGCCTGCAGCACGCGGACGGCCACTCGCCGCTCCTCGCATCCACCAACCCGGCCGTCGTCCAGTACGACCCGGCGTACGGCTACGAGATCGGCCACATCGTGCGCGCCGGCCTGGAGCGGATGTACGGCGGCAACCACCCGGACCCGAACGTCATGTACTACCTCACGGTGTACAACGAGCCGATCGTCCAGCCGGCCGAGCCGGAGGGCGTGGATGTGGACGGCATCGTCCGCGGCGTCTACAAGCTGCGCGCCGGCGAGGGCGACGGGCCGAAGGCCCAGCTGCTCGCGTCGGGCGTCTCGGTGCCGTGGGCCCTGGAGGCTCAGCACCTGCTCGCGCAGGACTGGGGAGTCTCGGCCGACGTGTGGAGCGTCACCTCGTGGGGCGAGCTGCGCCGCGACGGCCTCGCCGCCGAGGAGCACAACTTCCTCTACCCGCAGCAGGAGAAGCAGGTGCCGTATGTCACCCGCAAGCTGCAGGGGTCCGAGGGCCCGTTCGTCGCCGTCACCGACTACTCGCACGCCGTGCCGGACATGATCCGTCAGTTCGTCCCGGGCGAGTACGCGACCCTCGGCGCCGACAGCTTCGGCTTCTCGGACACCCGCCCCGCGGCCCGCCGATTCTTCAAGATCGACGGACCGTCGATGGTGGTACGGACGCTGGAGCTGCTCGCCGCGCAGGGCAAGGTCGACCCGAACGCCCCCGCCTGGGCGATCGAGAAGTACCTCCTGCACGACGTCAACGCCGGCACCACGGGCAGCGCGGGCGGCGAGGCGTAA
- a CDS encoding helix-turn-helix domain-containing protein, with amino-acid sequence MERTKPETLAWLRKISGELATTTLKRLEDTLPWYRDMPPGRRSAVGLVAQAGISSFISWYDDPRSTPWIAADVFGAAPRELLRSVSLQQTLQLIKITVEVVEERVKSAGGEDLREAILLYSREIAFAAADVYARAAEARGLWDARLEALVVDSILTGEYDDELPSRIAALGWHGHGEVSVLVGTAPKMLDVDQLRRTARHMSADVLIGVQGSRLVLVIGRAWPSNSTPEDAIGPAPIVSFMEIAQQLEPGFGPGHLVLGHEVQSLVDASKSAKAALAGFAVARAWRNCPRPVHADDLLPERALAGDGLARATLISRIYRPLQGYSTELLTTLWCYLDNGRSLEATARELFVHPNTVRYRLKRVSDVIGWDATGAREALILQAALIVGSINEPDSPRRGG; translated from the coding sequence GTGGAGAGGACGAAGCCCGAGACGCTCGCGTGGCTGCGCAAGATCTCGGGTGAGCTGGCGACGACCACGCTCAAGCGGCTCGAAGATACCCTCCCCTGGTACCGCGACATGCCACCGGGCCGGCGCAGCGCCGTCGGCCTGGTGGCCCAGGCGGGCATCTCATCCTTCATCTCCTGGTACGACGACCCCCGCTCGACGCCGTGGATCGCCGCCGACGTGTTCGGCGCGGCCCCGCGCGAGCTGCTCCGCAGCGTGAGCCTGCAGCAGACGCTGCAGCTCATCAAGATCACCGTCGAGGTGGTCGAGGAGCGCGTGAAGAGCGCGGGCGGCGAGGACCTGCGGGAGGCCATCCTGCTGTACTCACGCGAGATCGCGTTCGCGGCGGCCGATGTCTACGCGCGGGCCGCCGAGGCCCGCGGCCTCTGGGACGCCCGCCTGGAGGCCCTGGTCGTCGACAGCATCCTGACCGGGGAGTACGACGACGAGCTCCCGAGCCGCATCGCCGCGCTCGGCTGGCACGGCCACGGCGAGGTCAGCGTCCTCGTCGGCACCGCACCGAAGATGCTCGACGTCGACCAGCTGCGCCGCACCGCCCGGCACATGTCGGCCGATGTGCTGATCGGCGTGCAGGGCAGCCGGCTCGTGCTGGTCATCGGCCGCGCCTGGCCGAGCAACAGCACGCCGGAGGACGCGATCGGCCCGGCGCCCATCGTCTCCTTCATGGAGATCGCGCAGCAGCTGGAGCCCGGGTTCGGTCCCGGTCACCTGGTGCTCGGCCACGAGGTGCAGAGTCTGGTGGATGCGTCCAAGAGCGCGAAGGCGGCCCTCGCCGGTTTCGCGGTCGCTCGCGCCTGGCGCAACTGCCCGCGGCCGGTGCACGCGGACGATCTGCTCCCGGAGCGCGCGCTCGCCGGCGACGGCCTCGCCCGCGCGACGCTGATCAGTCGCATCTACCGCCCGCTGCAGGGCTACTCCACCGAGCTGCTCACCACGCTGTGGTGCTACCTCGACAACGGCCGGTCGCTGGAGGCGACGGCGCGCGAACTGTTCGTGCACCCGAACACCGTCCGCTACCGCCTGAAGCGCGTCTCCGATGTCATCGGCTGGGATGCGACTGGCGCGCGCGAGGCCCTCATCCTGCAGGCGGCGCTGATCGTCGGCTCGATCAACGAGCCCGACTCGCCCCGCCGCGGCGGCTGA